GCTGACTTAgcacaaaaatgttatttggaAGCTTTCTTAGGTTCTGAAAACATTGGAAAGCTTTGCAGGTAAAGCAACAGTTGCTTAGTTTTGGCTTGGTTACAGTCTGTAATAAAAAGTGCTTATCTGAGGGATCTTGTGTGGTAGATGTGTGAATGAAATAATGCTACTTTTTGGAAGGTAGAAATAGAATCCAAGAATTTGAATCTGAAAGCCCTGTAATTGCTTTGCCCATTAGAGATTTCACATTAAAACATtagtgtggtgggtttttttgctgtttggtttttttcttacataCTTTTGTTATCAGGTTTCAGTCTGATTATTTGTATAAAACCAAAGTAGGgctttatttcttctctatGTATAAAGTCAGAACATCTGTCAGTGGCAGAGGGTGAAATGATTCCACCAGCTCCGAGTCAGAAGAACACGACCTGTCAATCTTTGAGGAACATTTAAAGGTCCAGCTCCTCAAACTTCAGATCTGAACCTTTCTTTCTACTGACATGTGTATTTCAGTGACTTTGTcatcatatttttgtttatatttgcaTGGCTTTCcaatgtgtgtatttttttttttaatgatggtGTAGGACAGACCtactttccatatttttttgATGCTTTCAGGAAGTGACACTGGGATTGGACATGCACTGGCTAAATACCTGGACAGcttgggttttgttgtgttCGCTGGGGTTTTGAACAAGGATGGCCCTGGAGCTGAGGAGCTGCGGCGTTCCTGTTCCCAGAGACTctcagtcctgcagctggatATCACCAACACCACTCAGGTCAAGGAGGCCTACCTGACAGTCTCAGAGAAGGTGCAAAATGCAGGTAcagcttttttctcccctctttaCAATGGAAGTCCTGATGCAGCAGCGTAGCAGCTGCATCTCATGGCTGCACCATGGCTTAGGTGTGTAGGACATTTCCAGGGTAAAGTCTTGGGCAGTCAGGGCATTTCCATCCATGACTTCTGTTTTCTGGGATATGGGAAGATGATAGTGACTGGCCAAGGAGTGGGGGATGTGCATCTATAGCTGCAGATCATCTCTGCTTTGGTCTTAAGTCATCATCCAGCTCACTGGAGTAATCCTTATGGAGTTGTTTTCCTGGTGTGTTGCAGCCTTgtgctttctcctcttcccagggctctggggtGTCGTGAACAACGCAGGAATCCTGGGCTTACCTGCTGATGGGGAGCTACTCCCCATGAGCACCTACAGGCACTGCATGGAGGTGAATTTCTTTGGGGCTGTGGAGGTGTCCAAGACCTTCTTGCCATTGCTCCGGAAATCGCAGGGGCGTCTGGTGAACATATCCAGCATGGCAGGTGAGCTGGGCTAAAGCACCACATCAAGTCCTGGAGCACATGCCAAGGAAGGCGTCTGTCAGTCTGGGTCATCAGTATATCCAGGGAATAAATGTTAAGATAATAAATCCAGGTTTTTCTTTAGTTTGGGATACTACTCCCAGAAAACAACCTTTAAAGAAGAGTTTAATGTGGCTAAAATgtgctgtgaaaaaaatcccagtaaaATTAAGATCTTGTGTTCTAGATGCTGTGAGAGATAACTTTGTGAGCTTCCATAAAGATGGCTGGTACATCACAGGTATTTCTATAACATGTTCAGGCAGAAATCTGTGTTTGTGATATCTGTTGATAACTTGGGAGCTCTGTCtatatttctctaaaaatattttggatgtCTTAGAAATACTTAGTCCTAACTTATTAGCAAAGTGGTAttttgccatgaaaaaaaattaaaaaggtttTGGATTTTAACAtatgcttttcatttctttccccaTAAATTTTGATATATGTGCATGTCTTTATAACCTGACCTTCTATTCTAGGAGGACAGCTGAGATGCTAAGATGTAGGAACTAATGTAATACAGTAATGCAGTATCTGGTAGCCAACAGCTGAGGAGCAAGAATGCTCCTTTGAAAATGAGACCTGCTAGAAGCAGGAGGTCATGCTGCTGGAAAGTATTTTGGAGTTAGAGCTCTTAGGGATTTGCTGGGTCATGTGCTccccacatttttctttgccCTTCTGCATATCTAGAGTCCCCCTCAATCCCGCTGCTTTGAGGTGGTTTGTGTAGGTGTTCCCTTTATGCTGAGGATGTGGCTGCAGTCTGGCTATCAGGCAATGACTGTCTGGCATTGTTTTCTCAGATAAGCTCTGTATTTGCATGCCTGTGTTCATGGTTTATTGCTGACACGCTGAGAAATCAGGACTGAATTATCAGAAGaacctttctgctgctgctctgaggccAGAGCCCTGTTTCCTCTGTGCACCCAAGTGAAGCTCTCACTTTGGGTGTTTTGGGGCAGATGTCTTAATTCCTTGTGAGAATCCCTGAGCTGCCTTGAAGGAATAAATGCCTTTATCCCTGTGCTGAGTAGTGTGCCCTTACAGGAGCTGATCATGACCCTGCTTAAATTCCAGCTGTCTGCAGAGATGTTGTTGCACACAGGCTGGTTTGGGTGAAGAGTTTCCTCTTAACTCAGGGTCTGGGGGTCCTTTGGTAAAACATTAATGGAGAAGTTAGTGAGGTCTCATTGTGCTGAATCTATTCCTGTCTGTGTAGGGCTCATTTAACTGGGCTCAGGTTAGCCTGACCTCAGAGGGGAAAGTATGTGATTCAATTGGCTCAAACCAATCCAGCTTATTGAGATGCATACAGAAGAATAATTAACATATAATTGGCCTGACTTCTTCAAGGGAATGGCTCTGTGTAAACAGCTCCTGTGATACCTTGGTCATCCCAGTACAATACCCAGTAGCACCAGTGGCTTACCTGAAAATCCCCCTGTATCTGAggtattttcctttaaaatactcGAGCACATTGAGATGAATGTGTAGCATGTGAAGCAGAGGCAGGATGTGCCCAACTGCCCAtgcaggcaggagaaggagggatGTGTCTCAAGGAAAGGATTGTTCATTCTGttccctcctcccagcacagcctgtggtGGCTGTGATGATCTTAAACCTGTGTGCTGATAACACCAACCTTGTGGGGGAAGTGGGAGGGCTGTGGAAGATGCTCACATCAAAGcatgtttgtatttttctaGCACTGAAGTAGTGACAATCTGACAGTTTTTGGGACAGAGGAAATCTCTGCAGTTGGGAGACACAGTTTTTTGGAAGCTTGCTTTTGTAAATGTACTGGCTGTTCTCATAGCTTTCCCATCTGAACAAATGTTTCTGGGATTGAAAAAGATGGGATATAACTATAGGCAGGGGATCTGCCTCTATGCTGGGTCTCAGGGAGTCCAGTCACTCATGGGGTGTGATTCCAGCTTTGGTGTGCAAGAGGGTTTCCCCACTCTTGCATTATTTTCTCTGGCCTTTCtggaaagaacaggaaagacAGTTGGCTTTATAAAGCTAGAACTGAGATTACTTACCCTGTTCTGTGGTTTATTGCAGGGGCTTGAAGTCACAAGAACAGGAGTATAAAACTACTACTTCACTATTTATATGAActaaataattctgtgtttctcaAATCAACAGTCATAACTTTCAGCAGTTTTTACCCTTAAATGCAGtccagtttattttttctgcccTACAAGGTGTCTTACCAGGTGTTACTGAGTGTAACTGCTGTAAGCAACTGTTCATTTACAACTTTCACTCTTTTTTAACCTCTAGCAAGAAGAGATTCCCTCACTGACTTGTCTTTAACCTTAGGGAGAGAGGCATAATTTTGGTTGTGCTATAATCTCCCTTCTAAATCATGAAAATAAAGGCTGGGAAGAGCCACTGTTGAGGTTTATCAGGTTTCTATTGCTCCTGCAGGAGGCATTCCACTACCGAGGTACGCTGCGTACGGGGCATCCAAAGCAGCTCTGTCCATGTTTTCTGGAGTAATGAGGCAAGAGCTTTCCAAATGGGGCATTAAAGTCATGGCAATTCATCCATCAGGCTTCAGAACAGGTTGGTGCTTGACATTTTGGGttgttctttctgcttctcctctttCCCTGTAGTTCAGCAGCCTCAAACTGAGCCCCGAGTGATTTTCAGGGGTCGGatgttttttcccattctttatGTGGGTTATGGAAATGAAGCTCAATGGTTTTTTTGTGAGAGAtgctccctccagctctgcacactGCCTGCCTCCCCTCTCCTGGGCAGAGCTGTCTTTGCTTTGAAGCAGGGCAGCATTCAGGCAGTTGGTGCCTTCCCTTTGCCCCAACTTTGTTGGAGCTGATGAACGGAGCTGCACTGTGTGCCCAGTTTGAGTTTTATGGCTCACTTGTCCCACCTGGGAGCTTCAGGTCCCCCATCACTCCTCCCTTCCTCAATATCAGAGCTCTCTTTATTGAGCTGCTCTGTCTTGCTTGGCAGTATCTGCAGCAATACCTCTCATCCTACTTCCTTGCTGTCAATATCCTCTGATCTTTCCTCTCCACTCCTTCCCTGTGTGCTCCTGATGCTTTCTGTTCCAAATTCTCCTCCCCCTTCAACTGAGCACTTTTTGCAGAGCCTGTCCAGGTTCTAGACTCATCTCCTGCTGCACATGCCCTCACTGCACCCCATGCCTACCTAGAGCATTTTTTTATGTCAATGTAAATcaaattgttctttttcataAAATGCTGCTTCCCTGAATGCTTCTCTCCTGGGAAGGGCCCTGGGAGGCTCTGGGCTCTGACAGCTTTGTGTGATCAGTGAAACCTGCCTGAGGCTTCACCTTCAGGGCCCTGCTTAGCTGCTCTCAGGTTTATGGGTAAAATTGAGTCCTGAGGTTTgagacttaaatattttttaaaagatttttctttatttgctaTGTTTAATTTTTGGTAGCTAGGCAATAATTCCATTGGAGAAGCCCCTGCTTTCATTCCTACATTATGAAGATGGGGTGGACAAATAGattaaattacaattttaaatcTGTCCTAATAGAATGCTAATCCTTCAGGAAATGAGTATTGACATACTAATGTCTCCTGTGAAAGGGCAGTTTAGCACTTGGCCAACCTGTTCATTTTAGTTTGCCTGTCCTCAGTTGTTTATAATAAATACTGATTGGAAACCTCCACAAAATGAATCGGGACAGAATGACAaaggggggaggagggggaaagaaaaaatgctgatttggCTGTGAGAGAGCATTTTTAGGTAGAGCAGGGAGCCAAATGGGGCATGAACATTGTGCTTTTTGTGTAGCACAAAGCACTcgtgcttttcctcctcttccagctAAAAGCACTGGCTGCTGACCAGCTGTGGTGTTTGTTCTTCACTGCCCCAGTTTAGATCAACTCTGACTATTAATTACAGATTTATTCCTttcaaatccagccccaaacccccttgCTATCCTGTGATGTTGCTCCTGCAGGTATCgaaggcacagcagagcagtgggacaagcaggagaaggagctgatGGAGAGCCTCTCGGCAGACACCAGGCAGGCCTATGGAGAGGAATATCTCCCGAGGCTGAGGAATTACCTCCTCCACCTGCCCTCCTACTGTGCCCCCGACCTGTCCCCCGTGCTGGGCTCTGTCCTGCATGCTCTGCTGGCCAGGAGACCCCAGGGCCTCTACACCCCTGGCAAGGGGGCCTACGTCCTCCTCTGCAtcttctgctgcttcccccTCTGGTTCTACGACTTCTTCATTAGAAAGGTGCTGAGTGCTGAGTTCCAAGGGAGCTGAGAGCATCAGGAGATGAAAACAAGAGCCTCTGAGGTGTCCACTGGCGTTTATCTCACTGGATGAGGTAGCTGGGAAGAGCTCTGTACAGACACTGCTGCTTATTGTGCTGCCTTTGTTAAGTTGCATTAACATTAAATCTTTGTGTTAAGAGTCATGTTTGGGAAAAGCAGTGGATAAACATAAATAGAAAGGTATTCCCAGATGGGACATTTTTTGAGGAATTTTAGTGTTTTCCTGTTGTCTTTGTATCCTGCTTTCTGTGTAAGGTACCTCATGAAATTATATAGTTCCTGTCTGCTTCTAAAGACATCACCAACACACAAGAGATGCAGAATATGTTTtgttaaagcaaaacaaaaacccctagAGAGTCACCAACCTTAAATCTtgtaaaaagtttaatattttcctaTTGTTGAAGAGACTTAAAACTGTGTAATGCAAGTCTTTTTCTCTATAACTTCAGCCTAATATGTTTGGGGTCTGgtgtttttgttctgttgttGAACCTGAGAAATGATTATCATTTTCCCCCCAAGTTTTGTAATGTATACATTCAGTTTCAATGTATAGTTTTAAAGTTTGTAATGTGCTCTCTTTGCTAgaataaaaaacataaattggctgggggtgggggaatGAATGCAAACAGATCAAGATCTTTATGAAGAAATGATAAACAATTTCCTTCCTACAATACTAAAAATAGTCATAGTGGGTATATCAGCTGCTAATTTAGGTCTGTCTGGGTCATTCTGTGCATTGCCTGTATATGCCTGTGCTTATCTAATTGTTAGTAAACTCTAATGtcacttctgctttttgtacAATTCCTTACTCAAGTCTGGGTTTACAAAGAATTCATGTGATACCTGATACCTTCTTGTGTCTCCCTCTGCTTTGGGGGGAGTTTGTGCTCACTTGTCCAAGATCAGTCAATCTTCATGGGGCTTTGCTGGAGTCCAGTGCCCAGCTTCTGATGGATTGGGGTCACTCCCCTTCCCTGACTTCATTCCAGGAGCACCAGGTGCCCTCCCTCCACTCGCCAATGGCAAGTGGTTGGGCAACTCACCGgtatttttcctgcctttttgcATTGTCTGTCACATCCTTGGGCTTTGAAAGGCTGTGATACTTTGAAAGAAATCCTCATCCCCCCAAGTCCCATGGTTTGGCCATGTGTCCTGTCCTTgacatttcttttccagtgaTGATAAACTGCAAGTGATCACATTCTGAGCTTTAAATGtagccacattttttttcctttccttcatgAGCAACTTCTAACTCTTCTGTCATAACCCTACTCGTGTGATGTGCTCTTGCACTCAACTGGACAAAATCCCTATTTAATTTGCAGCTATGGTATTTATTCCTCACTGTCCTATGTCTGTCACATCAATGCCAGGCTCCTGTAGATGCACAGAGGATGCTCAGAGGGCTCGGGCCATCCTTTCAATCTGTGTTCCAGTGGGGGAACCCTCCTGTCCTGAACACTTTGTCACAATAGCTGCTTTTGCTACTAAGGTTTATCACCTGCTGGGTTTGTATCAGTGCCCTGGTTGCAgagttttgctttccttggaGGAAGTGCACTCAGTGTCTTGAACTCAGGAAATCTGAGactatttctctctctctctttcccaattttttcctttatctatttcccctcattttttaGTATGTCAACAAAAATGTGTAATAAAACAATATAATATTTAGTAACCAGATGGTTGTGACTCTTTGTCTTGTCTCACCCTTTGTGCCTTTTGGGGCTCAGTGCTCCATCCCCTGCCTTGTTCCCACAGCAGGAGAGCACTGagggggaaggggtggggagCTTTTCCAGGGAAGAGGGACAAATGGCAGCTGGTGCCCTGTTTTGGGCAGGATGAGATCCCAGTTGGCTCAAAGGCAGCTTGTGAGCTGGAAGGAGAGGTGAGTGTGGAgctggggtgtgctgggtgGCAGCCTGGGAGTTTTGGCTGCCTCAGGCTGAGGGGGCTTGCTGCCAGGGAGCCTATCTCCATCTCCATCGCGCATGGACGTGGCTGTTTTCCCCTTCACGCCCAATTTGGGTATCAATTCTGTGGGCTGGAATTTTGCCCTTAGGCACACTATACAGCCGAAATTTGTCTTAGCAGTCAGTCAGCTGCTTTGCCTAGCAATCTCCATAACAATCTTTAATTGTTGCTTTGTTATTTGGCTGTGGTTATAAAATGtaatcttttttcctcccattgACTTTCCTAATAGGAATATTATCTTGCACATTGCAGACATATTAAATTAGGCATTTACTTGGAAGATttgacttaatttctttttttttaacttttatttcccaGGAAATTTCTGTTCTAAATAGTCATTTTATGTTTCTTCACCTAACTACAAAGATATTTTAGCAGGTCTCTAATAATTGCGATATCAAAGATTGCTATTGTTTTGTTCCTACAGGGATCTTACTTTGTGTTTTAAAGATAATTCTGTTGTAACACATTATTGAATTATGTGTCACTTAATGGGCTGTAGTATTAGAACTAAATTTCTTTTGCTAATGGCTTGTATTGCAAATAATCCAAACTGTGAGAGTGGCAGAACTGCAGAATAAATTGTAGGTTTTTGTGGTCAACAAGCACACATGGATGTTATTGAGGACAAATGTCTGGGTGTTATGGCCCTTTGCTTGCCATAAAGGCTGATCTGATACAAAGATATTTGGGGAGTGGGAAGAGAGGATGCTGAGTTCTAGCAGTGGAAACTATTgtattaaaaaccccaaatgaatTCTTGTGATTTGGGCCTATTTTCaaagataagatttttttttttttaatgcacatggtgtgaggaaaagcagctgagaaactgaagaaattgGCTGTGGTCCTAAAAAAGGATGATGAATAATAGACTGGAACATCATGTAATGCCCCACAGTAATCAAGTGGGTATATATTACAAACACACGTGTACAGAGTAAAAAGGGGTTATAAATTATGGAAATCATTATTAAAGAGCAGGTTTTATACACATCCCTCTGATCCAGCCTCTGGAATGAAGTTTGTGACCAAGAAGTAAAGGCTGTTGGATgttttttacaaagaaattcCCTGGCTGGTGTCCTGGGGGTCTCACTCTCCTGCTCTGCATTCGTTGCTTCCTTCTTGGGAGGAGCTGATTTGAAgatctgcagctctggggataCAGAAGGTGACTTACAAAGCAATTTGTTTTTAGATCTTCTTTTATTCTGGCTCCATTTCCCCTCTTTGTGGGGCCCCTGCTGACAGCCCTGCCTGATCATTGCAGGTTGGGGAAGATGGCTAAAATATTGtgcatttttgtgtttgtgtcactgactgcctgtggcagggaagTTTTGGTGGCCACTTGCCAAAGGACCAACACTCCATCAACATGGTGCTAATGTGTGGGGCTGTCCACACATGGGCTGGAGGTAAGGAAAAGGGCTGAGAAAGCTTAAAGTGTGCTCAAATGAGAGCTCTGACAGGGGGGTTTGGGCTGGATAGAAGAGTGGTGTAGGAGAATAGGGCTCCAGGTCACTGAGTGTTATGGACTCATGCAAGGACAAGGATCAATCCTAAAACTGATTTCAAGTTCTGTAGGAGCTTGGTCAGATCCATTTTTCACTAGGAGGGGCCAAATACAGAAATAGGGAGAAAGGTAATAGTCACTCTGTCTAATTTAATGAGCATGAACAGAAATGAATGATTTCTAAACTAAAGTATTTCAGATTTTGCCAGTTTGAGTCCCTGCTATCTCCAGAAAAGAGGGAATAACTTCCAtgtgtgaggttttttttggtttttttttttttttttttttttttttttgtttttggttttttttttttttttttttttgtttatagtTGCATATGAAAAGTTTTTAGAATTTTTGTATGCATTCTTTGTTTCAAGAGGATGCTTCCAAGGAGCATTCAGGTCTCAGTGATGTCAAAACACACTGGTTTTGCTGTAAATTTACTCACCTGGCCACAGCATTGCAGAGGTACAACCAAAATGGGTCACATTTCATTTGCTTGAAGCCAAGAGTCCACATGTAGCACCCATCTGGGCACCAATCATATTTACAAAATGTTTGGGACAAATGTGTGAATTTGGATATTTTTCCTAAAGAGACTAATTATGGGATCTTTTCTGGGTCACAGTGTTGTCTGTTTTACCCTGTTTATGTCTGTGTTTGGAAAGTCAACTGGATTCCTAAAATGATGCACCCCCTGAGGGCATTGTGCATCAGAGAGTCATCATATTTCTAGGAATgctcagagaaattaatttgaaaccCAATTCATGAAGGCTTCAAAGGAAAAGggttcaaacaaaaaaatcttggcACTTGTGAGGAAATTGGGTggggaattttatttttttctcccaaaagtCTGAGGATACATAAATGGAAAGTATTCCCACTGCAGGGAAACACCCTGCACAAATGCATCCTGGGGTGCAGTTGTTCCTGACAGAATCTGtcagctggcacagggctccCTGAATGCAGACACCTTCGAGGCAGGATTTCAATAGCCAATGCTTTTGTCAGTCAAGCTGAACATCAG
This Vidua chalybeata isolate OUT-0048 chromosome 11, bVidCha1 merged haplotype, whole genome shotgun sequence DNA region includes the following protein-coding sequences:
- the HSD17B2 gene encoding 17-beta-hydroxysteroid dehydrogenase type 2; this translates as MDAAASSPLGWLCTRVTRLFGVPMAQRSPLGKAKVLLCSLLPALLCVATLGAGGGLGVFVAMCLVCSVCLGDSDLLPVGDRAVLITGSDTGIGHALAKYLDSLGFVVFAGVLNKDGPGAEELRRSCSQRLSVLQLDITNTTQVKEAYLTVSEKVQNAGLWGVVNNAGILGLPADGELLPMSTYRHCMEVNFFGAVEVSKTFLPLLRKSQGRLVNISSMAGGIPLPRYAAYGASKAALSMFSGVMRQELSKWGIKVMAIHPSGFRTGIEGTAEQWDKQEKELMESLSADTRQAYGEEYLPRLRNYLLHLPSYCAPDLSPVLGSVLHALLARRPQGLYTPGKGAYVLLCIFCCFPLWFYDFFIRKVLSAEFQGS